Proteins encoded by one window of Gambusia affinis linkage group LG17, SWU_Gaff_1.0, whole genome shotgun sequence:
- the LOC122819596 gene encoding phospholipase A2-like: MNAFYTVFLLAVGLSVAHSLDYKALHQFRAMILCMMPDSWPALDYADYGCYCGYGGSGTPVDDLDRCCQVHDQCYSDAMQHPECWPILDNPYTEIYSYTCDEANRKLTCTNQNNECEMFICECDRKAAECFSRSEWNPDHEHLPSDQCY, translated from the exons ATGAACGCCTTTTATACCGTCTTCCTCTTGGCTGTTGGTCTCTCCGTAG CCCACTCACTGGACTACAAGGCTCTCCATCAGTTCAGGGCCATGATCCTGTGTATGATGCCTGATAGCTGGCCTGCTCTTGACTATGCAGACTATGGATGTTACTGTGGATACGGAGGCTCTGGCACACCCGTTGATGATCTGGATAG GTGCTGCCAGGTTCATGACCAGTGTTACAGTGACGCCATGCAGCATCCGGAGTGCTGGCCCATCCTGGATAACCCTTATACCGAGATTTACTCCTACACCTGTGATGAGGCAAACAGAAAGCTCACTTGTACAA ACCAAAACAATGAATGTGAGATGTTCATCTGTGAGTGCGACCGCAAAGCCGCAGAATGTTTCAGCAGGTCAGAGTGGAACCCCGACCATGAGCACCTGCCAAGTGACCAGTGTTACTAG